The following coding sequences lie in one Spinacia oleracea cultivar Varoflay chromosome 1, BTI_SOV_V1, whole genome shotgun sequence genomic window:
- the LOC110791976 gene encoding uncharacterized protein isoform X1, with amino-acid sequence MLLIVTAPWDFWIERRYLQKAELSLRRRSAERDADNFEEIEMTVYDYFADHRNIKLRYSGDLPCVNQDKEKFEDQLHDMAVMLKRLEEGRKKLLLEIDSQSSEIEKLFGENSNLTSAYQEAVGVALHGRLRYS; translated from the exons ATGCTGCTTATAGTAACTGCTCCCTGGGATTTTTGGATTGAGAGAAGATATTTGCAAAAAGCAGAG TTGTCGTTAAGAAGGAGGTCAGCTGAAAGAGATGCGGATAATTTTGAAGAGATTGAAATGACAGTATATGATTATTTTGCTGATCATCGAAACATAAAGCTTCGATACTCAGGAGACCTGCCTTGTGTTAAT CAAGACAAGGAGAAGTTCGAGGATCAGTTGCATGATATGGCAGTAATGCTTAAGAGATTAGAAGAGGGGAGGAAGAAGCTTCTGCTAGAG ATTGATTCACAATCTTCAGAGATAGAGAAGCTCTTCGGGGAAAATTCAAATCTGACATCTGCTTATCAGGAGGCTGTGGGTGTGGCCTTACACGGGAGACTAAG GTATTCATGA
- the LOC110791976 gene encoding uncharacterized protein isoform X2, protein MLLIVTAPWDFWIERRYLQKAEQDKEKFEDQLHDMAVMLKRLEEGRKKLLLEIDSQSSEIEKLFGENSNLTSAYQEAVGVALHGRLRYS, encoded by the exons ATGCTGCTTATAGTAACTGCTCCCTGGGATTTTTGGATTGAGAGAAGATATTTGCAAAAAGCAGAG CAAGACAAGGAGAAGTTCGAGGATCAGTTGCATGATATGGCAGTAATGCTTAAGAGATTAGAAGAGGGGAGGAAGAAGCTTCTGCTAGAG ATTGATTCACAATCTTCAGAGATAGAGAAGCTCTTCGGGGAAAATTCAAATCTGACATCTGCTTATCAGGAGGCTGTGGGTGTGGCCTTACACGGGAGACTAAG GTATTCATGA